A stretch of DNA from Roseofilum casamattae BLCC-M143:
TCCAAGTCTTCTTGCAAAATGCTAGAGGTACAAGTAGGAGTCAGTACAATCAGATCGGGACGTTCTTCCTTATCTTTGCGGACAATATTATTCACTACCTTTTCTTGCGAACCTCTAGCGAGAACATGGCGGTCTACCACGCTCGCCGTTACTGGAGTATAATCTCGCTCGCGCTCTAACATCGATCGCATTACATTAAAGTAATCATCCCCGAGAGGTGCGTGCATGATAGCATGAACATTTTTAAACGAACTCGCAATGCGCAGGGTTCCAATATGAGCGGGGCCGGCATACATCCAGTAAGCTAGCTTCATAGATTATTCTCCCTCAAGATAGGATTCTCATCTTATAGATCTAAGCCTAGAACTGAAGGAGTGCGGTTTGGGCGATCGCAATAATTCTTTTTCTCTGCTTAACTTTTCTTGATGAACGATTGCTTAACAACCGCGAGCGTTGATTTTTCTTCACAAAAGTTTATTGTCGCGATCGCGCTAAAGTTTTTTAGGTTTAGGGAGATTTTTTGTTATTTCAACTCAAGGTAGCGATCGCGCGTTCAATGTTCTCTCGCTCAGCTGTTGATAGGATAACACTGGGATAGACTGCGGTTCCCCAGCGGGGATGGCTAATAGCAGCGCATTCGCCGGGGATGAGGTCGTATCCGAGAGCGGTTCTGACGGCTGTTACATCGCTGTGAGTGAGGCTTCCAGGGGTAGAATGGAGAGGAGTTCCCGTACGCGGGTCAAAGCCATCTGTGAAAGGATTTTGCCCGTCTGAGAGATGCTGGAGGCGATCGCCGATCGCTTCAACGAATCCGATAAACTTATCTCTGAGTCGGTCTTTTTCTTCCGGCACTCCAGGTAAATCCTCTGTCAGCGGAAGATTCGCTTGTTGCAGCACGATAATTGTCCAAACATTTTCTGTCGGACAACTCGGCATTAACTCGGATAGATTCTGTTGCAGATAGTCGTGAGGAGGATGAATTGAGATTTCCATCGTCATATTCTCTTTTGAAATTAAACTGATAAAGCAGTTTCGCTTTCTGGAGTTTCTGTAGTTTTCAACGCTTCTAAGACTTGGAATAATTCCCGTTCAAACGTCACTTGCGCGCGATTGGTTTTTCCGCCCAAATAAAAGCGATCGCCCTGTTGCAACGCCCAAATTTGTGAATGAGAGAAATAACTCATTATCGTGCTAATCATGAGCAATCCAAATCCGGCATAAACGACGGGAATACCGGGATCGGCTTTAATTTGCAAGCCAGTTGCACCCACCACTTCTTTTAGATTTAAGGTAACTCCATTGACTTCAACGGACATGCCTTCGCGCACGGTTCCGACTAAGTTTCCGTCATTCCCATAAACCAATAATGTTCCTTGTAAATCTCTGGTAATTATGGCGACTCCTTCAGTCATATCCGGTTTCGTTGGAATCCAAGTTCCCCACAATCTTCCTTCGGTTTTCAGGGGCAGTTGTTTCATGGGAAGATAAAAGATGGGGGAGTTATTGATATTTGCTTTAATGGCGGCGACTGACCAATCTGTTTGATATAAAGTAATACCGCGATAGCGCAAAGGTTTATTAACATGAATTTCTTCCCGTTTTATTTCTTCACCTTCATTATTGAGGACGGATAAATCGGAATAAAATTGGTCAATTCTGCCCTCTGGGGAGTAGTCGATCCAAAAGCGGTTGACTTTTACCGACCAATCTGTGGGAACTTGCGATCGCGAAAACGGTCCGGCTTCAATAATATTTTCAATCGTGAAGGTTTCGCCGCTGGGAACCATTTCTTGCGCCATAAATCCGGTCACCGATCCTAAAATCGATCCGGCTAAAATGAGGAGCATACTGGCATGAACGATAATGGGGCCGATGCGACCGATAATTCCTTTTCTGGCGTAGAGTTTATCGCCTTCACGAAAAACGAGATAGCCATTTTTTTGTAAGATAGGTTCTAGGCGATCGTTCGATCCTTGGTTCAGTTCGCTACTGAGAGAAAGTCTCTGAAACTGTTCCGGTTTGTCGTAATATTTCCAGCGTTTGGCAGCTTTTAGAGTTGGCAACTGGCGAGTGAAGGTGCAAGCGGTTAAACTGGAGCCGAACCAAACTAAGAGAGTCAGAAACCACCAAGTACTGTAGACGTGGTTTAATCCCGTCGTTAAGATAACTTTCCAGGTGAGGAAGCCGAAGAGTGCGGGACTTTCGGGATAGTTGGCTTGATAGAATTGGAGGGTCTCTCCCTGTTCGATAACCGTACCGGAAATACTGAAAAGTGCGATCGCCAACAGCAAAATAATCGCTAATCGTAAATCGGCGAGTCCCGGCAATATTTGTGTTTTCCACCAATGCAAGGGACGAAAAATGGGAGTGCGATCGGACGGTACGTTATCTGAAGTCATGGAGCAAGTTAATTGAGCAATTTAGCTAACGGGGACGAGACGGAAGAGGAGAGAAATCACTCCAAATCCTACTAATAATACGCCACTGGTGGGCGTTATCCAACCCGACCACTGTCGTAATTCTAAAAGCTTTTTAATCGAGGCGGTGAAGGTTCCGGCTAAGACGAGAGGAGAGACGTAGCCAGCAGTGTAGGCGAGGAGCAGTCCGCTTCCGAGGAGGGGGTTTCCGGTGGTGGAGATCCAGGCGAGGAGGGTGGCTAAGACGGGAGTGCTACAGGGAGAGGCGACTAAGCCAAAGGTGAGTCCGAGCAGGTAGGAGCGCAGGCTAGTGGGGAAGTTGGGGGAGATCCAGTCTGTTCCTCCGGATGCTGGCAGTTGCAGGGGTAAGGCTTCCAGGAGATTGAGTCCCATCAGGATCGCAATAATACTGACAATAATGGGTAATCCGATGCCAACTTGTCCGTAGACTTGCCCGACGATCGCGGCGACGAGTCCCAACAGCGCCAGGGTAGTAGCTAATCCAGCGGCAAACCAGAGAGACTGAATGGCAGCTTGCCAGCGGGTTTCGGTTTCAGAGCCACCGATGTATCCCACGGTGAGGGGGAGCATGGAGAGCATACAGGGGGTGAGGCTGGTAAGCAATCCGGCGATAAAAATGAGACCGATACTGATGGGGTTGAGATGGTCGAGTTGGGTATCGACCAGGCGATCGGCGAATTGTTGGATATAATAAAGTTGGGTTTCTATAGTTTCCAGCATAAAGGAAATAGCAATCTTTCCGGCAGTTCTTGCGGGTATTGTAGCGCAGTTTTGGCGATCGCAAAGGTGAGAGAAGATGAGACAAGCTTCGCAGACAGCATTTTCGTTAGTTTGGAGATGATATTTGCTTGGCTAGTTGAATAGTATCGTTCTCAAAGTACTGAATTTCAAGGTATACTAACCATGGTACTCAATCTGAACTATGATAAAATCAAAGAACTAACATATCAGGCGACTCAGACAACATTCCTGAAAGTCAAAGAAGAAAAATCACAAGAAGTACTGTATGTATTCTCACTTGATATAGGGCAATATCGTAGAATCCTTCCTTGTTATAATACTGAAGAGGCATTAATACGATCTGCAAGAAAATACATTCTAAATGAAGAAAATTATCCAATGGATAATGATTCTATAGGAGAGGTAAGTCGGTGGATTCGCTGGAATCCCGGTGATTGGGAATATTTAGGGTTCAGTGCGGATAGCGATGCGTTTAATGAAGTCAATCAGATCCTTAAGGATGTTCCTGAGAAACTAATGGAATTAGAAGATATGGAATTCACATTTACTTGCCAAATCTTAGAAGACATTCTGTTAGTTGTCTTATCCGAACTTGACTCAGAAGGACTATTTGGTAAAGGGAGTATCCGTAACTCTATCGTTCTGATGCTTGCGGAATTGGATACAGATGTAGATAAACAACTCGAAACTCTTAAAAGGCTCAATCCTCCTGAAGTGTATGAAAGGGTTAGAGAAGATCTAGCTTGGCGCGATCGAGGATGCTTGTAAAGATTGTAGTCTTGAGAAAGAGGCGATCGCTAAATCATCTTGGGACTTAATAGCCCAAAAGAAAAAAGACAGTTATAAAATGGAGGGAAACAGAATTGGGGGACTTAATTGGTAGTCTGTTCGTCAATTCCCCAGGCTTTAAGTTGCTGCTCGATTAATGCCATTGGATAGATAATGGCACGTTCCGCGATCGCCGGAGCCAAAGGCATAGTATCTTCTGTAGAAGGATTGCCAATTTTGCCCACCGTGGCGATCGCCGCACCCTCTTCATTTAAGACTGGACTCCCCGCATATCCTTGAGCCATATTGCCCTCAATAGTTAATGGTTTAGAGGTAGAATTCAGTTGTACTTCTCTTGTCGTCCAAGGGTTGGCATTAAACGGATGTCCGATAACCGAGAGCATCGAGGGTTCCGCAGCAGTACTCGTGGCTAGGGGTTGAATGGTTTCTGGAATTCCCTCAACTTCTAGAATCGCCACATTTGTTGGAGAATCTTCTGGAGTAATATGGATTAATTTTGCACCATAACGCTGGCGTACCGTTTGGGTTGAAGGCGAGAGAAATTCGACTTGAATGGCATTATTTTCTAAAGAAGAAGCATGGGCGATCGCATCGCGATTCGTGACAATTAAAGCTGTATTTTCCTGGCGCCGAACCACCCAACCCGTCCCGATGTTTACACCTTCAGGAATGGGCGTAATAATCCGCACAATACTCTCCGATAGTGCGTCGTTTTCCGGCTCTATATCTTCTTCCGATGCCGAAACCTCATTTTCTTCATTTACAGGTTCGGAACCCGATTGTAGAGCTAGCGATCGCCGTAATTCTTGCAAATTGTAGTGGGCGAGTACCCCATTCGGATCTTGCGCGATCGCCTCTTCATAGGCTGCGATCGCTTCCTCCACATTCTCTTGCTGCTGCCAAGCATAACCCAAGCGGAAAAACACGGAATAATTCGGCTCTAATTTCGCCGCCGTTTGATAATGTTCGATCGCCCGCTGCCAATTTTTCTGCTCTGCATAAATATTAGCTAACCCCACATAAGCCCCGCGATCGAATTGATTCAACTCAATAGCTCGTTGGTAAGCTTCAATGGCTTGAGGAAGTTGGTTATTTTGCCCCAGGGCCGCTCCCAGTCCGGTGTAAGTCGAGCCATAACGAGAATCGAGATCCACCGCCTTTTGATAGGTCGCGATCGCCTCTTCTACGCTGCCTCGAGCGAGTAAAGCAGCAGCCAGATCGTTGTATACGGGAACCGAATCGGCTTTTAATTTCAAAGCAATGCGAAATTGCGCGATCGCCTCTTCTATCTCCTCCAACTCCAACAAAACATTCCCCAAATTCCAATATACTCCCGGCAAATTAGGATTTAATTCAATCGCGGTTTCGTATTGAACTTTCGCCGACTCAAACTGACTTTGCACTCGCAATGCATTCCCCAAACCTACATAAGCAAAAGCATAATTCGGATCCAATTCAATCGCTTTTTCATAAGCAGCGATCGCCTCCTCCACCTTATTCAGATCGCGCAAACGATTGCCCAAACCCAAATACGCCGGAGCATTATCCGGATCTTGCTCGATGGCCTGGCGCCAAATCTGCTCCGCTCCTTGATAATCTCCCTCCCGTCGTGCCGCTTCCGCTTGGCGAAACAAATCTTCTAAACTTTGTCCCCAAGCCGTCTGCGACCCCAACAGCACCAGTAATGCTGACAGAAATATCCCTCGGCTCCATTGTTTGCCGTATTGTTTGCCATCATGTAATTCATGATTCATCGTATTCTCTCCCAATCGTGCTCTATCGTTCTACCTCCTCAAGCCACCAGCCGCCAAATTTTGACGGTGCGATCGAAACTTCCAGTCACCATAGTTTGACCGTTAGCACTCACTGCTACGGCCACGACATAATTATGATGGTCGTCAAAGGTCTGTAGCAAGTTTCCGGTCTGTAAATCCCATAAACGAACGGTAAAATCATCGCTGGCACTGGCTAGAACTTTGCCATCTGCCGTAATCGTCACTGCAGTTACCGCTGCCGTATGTTCCGATAAGGTATGTTCGATCTCGCCCGTGGTTAAATTCCATAAGCGAATCGTGCGATCGCTACTGCCACTGGCTAAGCGCTCTCCATCCGGACTTATGGCCACAGAACGCAAGCGATCGCTATGACCGGTTAACGTATACAAGAGTTCCTTGCGATCGAGATTCCAGACCTTAATCGTTTGGTCGTTGCTGCCTCCCGCAATTTTATCCCCTTGAGCGCTAATGGCGATCGAGCGTACCCCTCCAGCATATCCAGCTAAGGTACTGATTAACTCCCCTGTTTGCCAATTCCATAACTTAATCGTTTTATCTTCGCTACCCCCAGCAATCATTTGGTTATCCGGACTAATAGCCACCGTCCAGACTTCTCCAGAATATCCAGCCAAGGTACTGAGCAACTCTCCCGTACTAATCTTCCAAACTTTGATCGAGCGATCGCTACTGCCACTGGCTAAAATTTCCCCATCGCTAGATATGGCCGCGGAGAGCACCGAACCGGTATGACCTTCCAAAGTGCGCAGCAATTCCCCCGTTTCTCCATCCCAAAGTTTAATCGTTTGGTCGTTACTGCCGCTGGCAATAACTTTGCCTTGAGAGTCAACAGCGATCGTGCGTATCGGTTCGTCATGTTCTCGGGTATAAACGCAAGAAAATAACTGATAGCTCTCTAATCTAAACGCTTCTATCGCTTCCCGAGCTTTAGTCGAGCCGCTCCGTTGCAACAATAAATAAGCAACTCGCCGAACTTGAGGCGAAGGATCCTGTAAGGCTTCAACGAGCAAATCCAACCCATCCAAGCCAATTTGTTCTTGAGCTAACTCCAATAACTCCCGAGTTTGACTCAGCTCTTGTTGCAAGCGAGTTCTCTCTTGTTCCAGTTCCACCAGAGTTGCACCGTCGCTGCTGCGATCGGTTAGCATGGCTTGAATCTCAGCCGGACTCACCGCTTCGAGTTGCGCATGCACTTGGGATAATTCCGATTGCAGGAGCGATCGTTCTTGAGTGGCTAATTCTAACTGCGAACTGACCTCAGACAGTTTTGACTGCAACCTCACTCGGGAGGCTAATTCTCGGGCCCTAGCCCAAACCCCTTTAGCCCAAGCTAAACGAAGGCGCTCCCGTTGCAGCAAAACCTGCAAAACGCGATCGGGAATTGATTCGGGGGTTAAATCCCAACCACAGGTTTTACATAGTTTCGTGGTGCCTTCGATGTATTCTGTAGCACAGACAGGACAATTAGCCACGCTTTACTCCCTAAATGCGATTGGCAACGGTACAACTAAAAGCTAGCTAAAATGCTAACCTCTTACTCATTTAAGATAAAGGCCGATTGACTGGCAAGCCTCCGGCTTCCTATACAGGGGCTGATGCAACTTATCCGTAGTAAATTCAGCTAGGGTAGTCTCTATCCTCTCGCACACTCTCCGCTCCGACAACTTCTATGGCAAATCCAGAACATTTAGCGCAACTTCAGCAAGGAATAGAGCCTTGGAATGCTTGGCGTAAGGAAAACCCCGAAATTATTCCCGATCTCAGTGGTGCAACATTAGCCAATGGCAACTTTAATCGTATTGATTGGAGTAAGAGCGACTTACAAAATGTGGATTTAAGCGGTACGTTTCTCAGTGGTGCGAATTTAACCGAGGCGATCTTAAAAAATGGACTATTAAGTGGAACTAATTTAAGCGACTCAATTTTAGTTAAGGCGAATTTAACTGGGGCTATTTTGAATCAGGCCAACCTGAGACGGGCCGATCTAAGTTATGCCATATTGCGACGAGTTAATTTAAGTCAGTCTTTTTTAACCCAAGCCAAGTTATCCGGAGCTAATTTATTTCGAGGTCAACTCATCGGTGCATTTCTCAATCAGGTTAATTTTTGCCAGTCTAACTTAATTGGGGTCAATTTAAGTCAGGCCTTTTTGAATCAAGCGAATTTAACGGGGGCTGAGTTATTTCAAGCCAATGTCGAACGAGCATTTCTGAGCGAAGCATTACTGTGTCGGGCCAATCTGTCCGAAGCTAATTTATACGGTGCGGATTTGAGCGAGGCTAATTTGCGCGAAGCCGATCTAACTGAGGCTAATGTGCAAGATGTGAACTGGAAGGAGGCAATTGTCTCGCAAGCGGAGTTTCGTCAGACGAAAGGCATTTCCTCCCCGATGCGGACTGAATTTACCCAACTTGGCGCTCTCTTTCTCAATTAGTTTTTCCAGATGCTATTTAATTTCTCTATAATGTAAATTTAAACCCAATATTATCTGTCAACACACCAGCCAATCGAGAAGGTAACTGATATAATGAACCATAGCTAATCGTTCCCGTGCGATCGCCTGTCGAGTTCGGTTTTTTTTATGCGCTCCTTTCAACGCCGCAAACAACGTTCCCAAGACAACTCTAGTCCCCAAAAATCTTCGCCCCAATTCGGTCCCAAGGTCATTCATTCCGTGCAACGACAAACGAACAGGACTAGAGGGATATCCACTCAGTATAGCGGCAACCACCACATGCCAGTTGGGGCAGGTCCTGCCGGGATACTACAACCCCAGCGTATCCTGGGAGAACCGGGCAACACGGTAGCTCCGCAAGTCGATAATCTCAGTTCTTCCCAGTCTGCCTTTAGCGACGGTATCCAGAGACAAACAGATGAGGCTGGCTTCTTTGGCGATCGCCCCAATCCAAGATTAGCAGGCAATCCCATTCATTGGGGGCCGATGGTTGCTCCCCCAGTTGCGTCTCCGATGCAACGCCAAGTTATCCAAACCAAACTCACGGTGGGAGAACCGGGAGATGCCCACGAGCAACAAGCCGATAATGTTGCCAGTCAGGTGGTCAAAACGATTAATCAACCTCAGTTTGGCAGCAGTCAAGGAGTGCAGGCAAAACAAGAAGGCGAGAGGTCTCTGGGAATACAACAAGAGCTTGGAGTGCAGCGGAATGAGGAAGAGGATGTGGATATGAAGCCTCTCGACTCAGCCCTACAGCGGAATGCGGAAGAGGATGTGGATATGAAGCCTCTCGACTCAGCCCTACAGCGGAATGAGGAAGAGGATGTGGATATGAAACCTCTCGACTCAGCCGTGCAGCGGAATGAGGAAGAGGATGTGGATATGAAGCCTCTCGACTCAGCCCTACAGCGGAATGCGGAAGAGGATGTGGATATGAAACCTCTCGACTCAGCCCTACAGCGGAATGAGGAAGAGGATGTGGATATGAAACCTCTCGACTCAGCCCTACAGCGGAATGCGGAAGAGGATGTGGATATGAAGCCTCTTGACTCGGCCCTACAGCGGAATGCGGAAGAGGATGTGGATATGAAACCTCTCGACTCAGCCCTACAGCGGAATGAGGAAGAGGATGTGGATATGAAGCCTCTTGACTCGGCCCTACAGCGGAATGAGGAAGAGGATGTGGATATGAAGCCTCTCGACTCAGCTCTACAACGCACGGGCGCCGGTTGTGATGATGAAGCAGATATGAAACCTCTCGACTCAGCCGTGCAGCGGAATGAGGAAGAGGCTGTAGATATGAAGCCGGAAGTGGGACTCCAACGAAATGCTCTTGGAGGCGGCCCGACTACCCCAAAGTTTGAAACGCAAGTCAGATCGGCAAAAGGAGGCGGCCAAGCTTTAGATAGCAACCTGCAAACGAAAATGGGAGAAGCCATGGGGGCTGATTTTAGTGGCGTGAGAGTGCATACCAATCCTCAATCCCATCAGTTAAGTCAAGCCATACAAGCGAAGGCATTTACAACGGGGCAAGATGTCTTTTTTAACCGAGGGCAATATCAACCCTCGAGCCACCAGGGGCAAGAGTTGATCGCTCATGAGTTAACCCATGTGGTGCAGCAAAAAGGAGCTGCCGTGCAGCGGAAGAAGAAAGATTCTGCACGAGGCTAACAGTAATCTTGAAAGGGTGACTGCTCAGCTCGAAGTTCTCTAGGGTCGGGAAAAGCATGAATTTCGACAAAAAACTCGCGATCGCGCCGATTCTAAGGCAAAATGCCCTAAGTCTACCGCAAACGAAACCTGAAGAAATTCTAGGAGCATATCATCATGGGAAATCAACTGAGCGATCGCACCGCTATAGTGACCGGAGCTTCCCGAGGCATCGGTCGGGAAATTGCCCTTGCTTTAGCCAGCGAAGGGGCAAAAGTTGTCGTGAACTATGCTAGCTCTAGCGCCGCCGCCAAAGAAGTCGTAAGTAAAATTACAGAAATGGGAGGAGAAGCGATCGCCATTGCGGCCGATGTCTCGCAAGCGGATGCCGTCGATACTCTGGTCAAATCAACTATGGAGCAATGGGGCCAAATCGATGTACTCGTCAATAATGCCGGTATTACCAAAGACAACTTGTTGCTGCGCATGAAACCGGCAGACTGGCAAGCCGTCATCGATCTCAACCTCACCGGCGTCTTTCTCTGCACTCGGGCTGTCAGTAAAATTATGCTGAAACAACGCAGCGGTCGCATTATTAACATCGCCTCCGTCTCCGGACAAATGGGCAATCCCGGTCAAGCCAACTACAGCGCCGCCAAAGCTGGAGTCATTGGGTTTACCAAAACCGTTGCCAAAGAAATTGCCAGTCGCGGAGTCACTGCCAACGCAGTCGCTCCCGGTTTTATTTCCACGGATATGACCAAAGATCTGGATGCAACGGATATCCTGAAATTTATCCCTCTCGGCCGTTACGGTCAACCGGAAGAAGTAGCCGGAATGGTGCGCTTCCTGGCTGCCGACCCCGCCGCCGCTTATATTACCGGTCAAGTCTTTAACGTTGATGGCGGCATGGTGATGGCTTAAGGCAACTAGAAAAACCGGGTTTCTAGCTCTACCTCAAGCTAGGAGCCATATTCCTCGGAGAAACCCGGTTTTTGCCTCACATTCCCTAATGGGCCGTTGCCACGATCGCTTTATACAACTTCTCCAGCATCACATCTACCGATGGCGGTTTCGAGGTAAAACGAATATAAAACTGGCGATCGCCACCAGCCGGTTTCTTCTCCAACACCTTAGCATAGACATCTTCCCGATTTTCCGGAACTTCATCTTGAAAGAAATTAATTTTCAGGTTAGTTAACCCGCTCGGAAGCGGACTCGAATCATCCGCCGCCACCGTAATTCTCGCTCCTTTTTCCGATAGGGCAATTAACCGAGCCTCCGTCACGCGATCGCTAATATTCTTCCCTTCTAACAACGCATAATGAAGCGG
This window harbors:
- a CDS encoding methylmalonic aciduria and homocystinuria type D protein, with the translated sequence MTMEISIHPPHDYLQQNLSELMPSCPTENVWTIIVLQQANLPLTEDLPGVPEEKDRLRDKFIGFVEAIGDRLQHLSDGQNPFTDGFDPRTGTPLHSTPGSLTHSDVTAVRTALGYDLIPGECAAISHPRWGTAVYPSVILSTAERENIERAIATLS
- a CDS encoding cytochrome c biogenesis protein — its product is MTSDNVPSDRTPIFRPLHWWKTQILPGLADLRLAIILLLAIALFSISGTVIEQGETLQFYQANYPESPALFGFLTWKVILTTGLNHVYSTWWFLTLLVWFGSSLTACTFTRQLPTLKAAKRWKYYDKPEQFQRLSLSSELNQGSNDRLEPILQKNGYLVFREGDKLYARKGIIGRIGPIIVHASMLLILAGSILGSVTGFMAQEMVPSGETFTIENIIEAGPFSRSQVPTDWSVKVNRFWIDYSPEGRIDQFYSDLSVLNNEGEEIKREEIHVNKPLRYRGITLYQTDWSVAAIKANINNSPIFYLPMKQLPLKTEGRLWGTWIPTKPDMTEGVAIITRDLQGTLLVYGNDGNLVGTVREGMSVEVNGVTLNLKEVVGATGLQIKADPGIPVVYAGFGLLMISTIMSYFSHSQIWALQQGDRFYLGGKTNRAQVTFERELFQVLEALKTTETPESETALSV
- a CDS encoding cytochrome c biogenesis protein CcdA, which produces MLETIETQLYYIQQFADRLVDTQLDHLNPISIGLIFIAGLLTSLTPCMLSMLPLTVGYIGGSETETRWQAAIQSLWFAAGLATTLALLGLVAAIVGQVYGQVGIGLPIIVSIIAILMGLNLLEALPLQLPASGGTDWISPNFPTSLRSYLLGLTFGLVASPCSTPVLATLLAWISTTGNPLLGSGLLLAYTAGYVSPLVLAGTFTASIKKLLELRQWSGWITPTSGVLLVGFGVISLLFRLVPVS
- a CDS encoding DUF4303 domain-containing protein, with the protein product MVLNLNYDKIKELTYQATQTTFLKVKEEKSQEVLYVFSLDIGQYRRILPCYNTEEALIRSARKYILNEENYPMDNDSIGEVSRWIRWNPGDWEYLGFSADSDAFNEVNQILKDVPEKLMELEDMEFTFTCQILEDILLVVLSELDSEGLFGKGSIRNSIVLMLAELDTDVDKQLETLKRLNPPEVYERVREDLAWRDRGCL
- a CDS encoding tetratricopeptide repeat protein encodes the protein MNHELHDGKQYGKQWSRGIFLSALLVLLGSQTAWGQSLEDLFRQAEAARREGDYQGAEQIWRQAIEQDPDNAPAYLGLGNRLRDLNKVEEAIAAYEKAIELDPNYAFAYVGLGNALRVQSQFESAKVQYETAIELNPNLPGVYWNLGNVLLELEEIEEAIAQFRIALKLKADSVPVYNDLAAALLARGSVEEAIATYQKAVDLDSRYGSTYTGLGAALGQNNQLPQAIEAYQRAIELNQFDRGAYVGLANIYAEQKNWQRAIEHYQTAAKLEPNYSVFFRLGYAWQQQENVEEAIAAYEEAIAQDPNGVLAHYNLQELRRSLALQSGSEPVNEENEVSASEEDIEPENDALSESIVRIITPIPEGVNIGTGWVVRRQENTALIVTNRDAIAHASSLENNAIQVEFLSPSTQTVRQRYGAKLIHITPEDSPTNVAILEVEGIPETIQPLATSTAAEPSMLSVIGHPFNANPWTTREVQLNSTSKPLTIEGNMAQGYAGSPVLNEEGAAIATVGKIGNPSTEDTMPLAPAIAERAIIYPMALIEQQLKAWGIDEQTTN
- a CDS encoding beta-propeller domain-containing protein; translated protein: MANCPVCATEYIEGTTKLCKTCGWDLTPESIPDRVLQVLLQRERLRLAWAKGVWARARELASRVRLQSKLSEVSSQLELATQERSLLQSELSQVHAQLEAVSPAEIQAMLTDRSSDGATLVELEQERTRLQQELSQTRELLELAQEQIGLDGLDLLVEALQDPSPQVRRVAYLLLQRSGSTKAREAIEAFRLESYQLFSCVYTREHDEPIRTIAVDSQGKVIASGSNDQTIKLWDGETGELLRTLEGHTGSVLSAAISSDGEILASGSSDRSIKVWKISTGELLSTLAGYSGEVWTVAISPDNQMIAGGSEDKTIKLWNWQTGELISTLAGYAGGVRSIAISAQGDKIAGGSNDQTIKVWNLDRKELLYTLTGHSDRLRSVAISPDGERLASGSSDRTIRLWNLTTGEIEHTLSEHTAAVTAVTITADGKVLASASDDFTVRLWDLQTGNLLQTFDDHHNYVVAVAVSANGQTMVTGSFDRTVKIWRLVA
- a CDS encoding pentapeptide repeat-containing protein, which codes for MANPEHLAQLQQGIEPWNAWRKENPEIIPDLSGATLANGNFNRIDWSKSDLQNVDLSGTFLSGANLTEAILKNGLLSGTNLSDSILVKANLTGAILNQANLRRADLSYAILRRVNLSQSFLTQAKLSGANLFRGQLIGAFLNQVNFCQSNLIGVNLSQAFLNQANLTGAELFQANVERAFLSEALLCRANLSEANLYGADLSEANLREADLTEANVQDVNWKEAIVSQAEFRQTKGISSPMRTEFTQLGALFLN
- a CDS encoding DUF4157 domain-containing protein, with translation MRSFQRRKQRSQDNSSPQKSSPQFGPKVIHSVQRQTNRTRGISTQYSGNHHMPVGAGPAGILQPQRILGEPGNTVAPQVDNLSSSQSAFSDGIQRQTDEAGFFGDRPNPRLAGNPIHWGPMVAPPVASPMQRQVIQTKLTVGEPGDAHEQQADNVASQVVKTINQPQFGSSQGVQAKQEGERSLGIQQELGVQRNEEEDVDMKPLDSALQRNAEEDVDMKPLDSALQRNEEEDVDMKPLDSAVQRNEEEDVDMKPLDSALQRNAEEDVDMKPLDSALQRNEEEDVDMKPLDSALQRNAEEDVDMKPLDSALQRNAEEDVDMKPLDSALQRNEEEDVDMKPLDSALQRNEEEDVDMKPLDSALQRTGAGCDDEADMKPLDSAVQRNEEEAVDMKPEVGLQRNALGGGPTTPKFETQVRSAKGGGQALDSNLQTKMGEAMGADFSGVRVHTNPQSHQLSQAIQAKAFTTGQDVFFNRGQYQPSSHQGQELIAHELTHVVQQKGAAVQRKKKDSARG
- the fabG gene encoding 3-oxoacyl-[acyl-carrier-protein] reductase; translation: MGNQLSDRTAIVTGASRGIGREIALALASEGAKVVVNYASSSAAAKEVVSKITEMGGEAIAIAADVSQADAVDTLVKSTMEQWGQIDVLVNNAGITKDNLLLRMKPADWQAVIDLNLTGVFLCTRAVSKIMLKQRSGRIINIASVSGQMGNPGQANYSAAKAGVIGFTKTVAKEIASRGVTANAVAPGFISTDMTKDLDATDILKFIPLGRYGQPEEVAGMVRFLAADPAAAYITGQVFNVDGGMVMA